The window tatctctgtgtgtgtatgaatACACATGTGCCTATGTGTGTATACACTTCTCCCCACGGACATTTGTGttatatttacacacacacacacaatgtCCAACTACATTCCTGCTTTCTGAACCTGCCAAGAGGTTAAAGGCAAGGAAGGAGCAAcaacctgcttttaaaaatagaaggaagAGAACTTGGAGCCATCAGCCTCAGGTTGGAAAGGGCGACAGGTTCGAAAGCCACGGGGAGGTTACTATtgacaaaaacaaacagctcaGACAACCTCAAGCTTAGCCAATATTGAATAACCTGctttcaataaaaatacaaataaataatctaCTGAAGTTTCAAAACTAGAAAATCATAATGATATATAATCATCTGCATTTCTCCAGCCATGTCTACAGGAAATAAATTCTcaatctaaaaagaaaagtaacataaaaattatcatcttgctattgaagatttttttcccatttttaaggATATCATAAGTTATGCACTGAAACTTTAAGAAAAAGAAccatgtattttcatttttctaatattaaattttaacttCAGCAGCACAATACACTCTACAGCTGGAAGCAACTTTATTTATATAGGGACAGTTTTAATTGGTTGGACCTATTTTAAACCATCAATGTCCTTTCTGGCTGTATTTGTGGGATCAAATAGTTTTAATGggtttttaattatgaaatatGTCCCTCTGCCAGATACTCCCATGTTTTAGTTAGAGACTGAAGGAGAAATTATCCTTCTTGTCTggctttagaaatattttattactggCATTTTCAAAccaggagaaaagaagggattAAATactaaaagagagaaagagaacattCACCTGGCTGGCACTGACCTAAGTTTAGGAAAGGGTAAACACCCTTTAAAATGAGCTGCTTGCTCTGCACCTCCCAAGTCAGAGCAGCAGGTTCTGGGAGCcatcaaaacaaattaaatggaAAGGAATAAGGAGCTGTTGGAATGCTCTCCTGCTGTCTCCACGGCAAAGGAGCTGCAAGGCTCAAAATTTCGAACATTAAAACTGCAACAACACATTTTATCTCGTTAAGAAACGATAGTTAATACTCTGTCCAACAGGAATAACTTGAATCAAAGTTAAATACCGAGTACAAAGTCAGAGGGGGGAGGACAGGACACACAGGAATTTTCATTATGAAGCAAAGGAAAGCTGGCAGAACGAGGAAATCTAATTACCATCCCTTTATTACAAGTGCTGCACCTGAATGCAGATTCGGACGTTATCATAAATGGCTCAGCTAAGAAAGAGATGCAGCTTTGACaacaatatcttttttttcaagaataatTAGTACAAGCACTtccaagaagaaacaaagaataaCAGGTCCAAACTGACTCAACCAAGTCCATTGCAAACTTTCCATGTTAGTTATAAATCATTAGtcaaaaataaatgcaacaagTTCACttaaggcagagaaaaaaagcccagttCCCTATCTGGACCTCTCCTCCTATGCCTcagtatttcatttatttaatgtaaaaacatttttcttaatctttCAAAGGAATTCTGCCtgttgtaatttaaaatattttaaaatactatatgacttttttttttaatttattgaacTACCATTTCAACCAGGCTCCAGTGACAAGACTTTAACatgctgctgcatttttgttgttgttgttatagTATCAGTATCCAACTCAAACAACTAACAAAGCTTTgttaaaacctgaaaaacaaaaagctacTTCTCTAgacattcctttttctttaatctgaAGCACATTTAATAGTTAGTTTTAGGAAAAAGCTTGATTGCTTTTTCCACTTAAAGAGcagctttgcatttttcaggGTGCCTTCACAATTactattttaacaaaattaatatttctatgaCATCAGAAACAACATTTAATACAATTTGCTAGAATTACTGTACCTGATGAAACAAGCAGCAATTCTGTAGCTTTGCCTTCAGTTTTCATCATGTGTTGCCTGtcattttctattaaataatCTCTGatttaagaaatgcaaaacatcTCTGCTTTAACTAAAATCTCACAGCACGTAATTACCAGCAATTCTTTTCATAAACTCAGGATTTTAATACTCCTAATTCAAACTTCTGTGTAAAAAGctttctttagggaaaaaaaaaaaaaagggagctaTCTCGTCACCCTTACAATTAATATTCCCGTAGTTTCGGGTAACACAATAGATACAGTAGGTGGTTTTGCAACAGTCATCATTTTGATAATGATGCTTGTAGTTCATGATGAAATCATCAGTTTTTAGATCTCTGCCATAACACATCCTATAAAATCATGAGAACTTGACTGCGAGAGTTTCTCACGCCTTCAGAATCAGTGAACATAATGGAACAAGCCGGTACAAGCCCTCCCGACTTATCTACCCAGCAAATCACTGGGCTGGATAAAGTATCCACAACCTCCGtttttccagagaaaggcaGATAGATCCTTCCCCCATAAATCAATTGCTGTcagacactttttttcccccgagTTAACACACTTGGGTGTCCGTGTTAACCCCGTGCAATCGGCGAGGAGCCACACGCAGCAGGAGGACGGGGGAAGTGTTTATCAGGCAGAGGATTCCATTAGTCAGACACTGCAGTGCTCATTTCTCTTAATTGAAttaggaagaggaagaaaatcgGTGTGGTTTTATCCTTCGAGAGATTGGCCACTTTTGAGGTATCCACTGAGATTGGGCTGTTGGGAAACGCCACCCCAGTGAAGAGGGGCTGGTCAGTCCCAGAAAGAGCCCAGTCAGCCGCCCAAGTGCGACCCGTCCACCCCACCCTGTGTCACCAGAGCAGGAAATTCCCTCCTCGCTCTCCCCGACCGGCCCGACAGGCTCACCCCacatccagcactgccaggacctgccccttcccatcccacccacCTCCACTCCTCTCTCAGCAGCTCCGCCTGGATTTCTACTTTCATCTTCTCAATGAAGGTTCCCCGGGTTTTCAAAGGGAACTCCCCCGAGCCGGCAGCAGGGGCAGGTgacaagtgctgctgctggaaattaGGCCACTTGTGTGACTGGGTCTGGGTGCAGGAGGATGCCAAAGGTCAATGCCTGTCCAACTCAGGTCTGGCATCCAgcacttctgtttgttttaaaaaaaaaaccatcgCAACTTATGCAGTACAAGGGGGAATGCAGCTAAGAGAATGCACTACTTAGTATTTTGTTCCAGTGTTCCACCACAGCTGATTTCAAACTTTGTGTTACAGTTCCTGCACTACCAGTGGCAAAAGCGCTGTTTTCCAGCACCCTCTTCCCTGAGACACCACGGGAGCTTCTCCTCACCTGGGAAGAAGGATTCTAGAAACCTGAAAAACCGGAAACATCACGAGGCTACGACTGAGGAAGGCGAACCACAAGAAAAGTTTTTATAAAGAACCATTACATTTAAttgtttaaagcagaaaaaaaatgagcctCCTCAAAGAACGCAAACCCAAGAAGCCTCATTACATCCCAAGACCACCGGGAAAGCCGTTCAAGTACAAGTGTTTCCAGTGCCCCTTCACTTGCAATGAGAAATCCCATCTCTTCAACCACATGAAGTACGGCCTCTGCAAAAACTCCATCACTTTGGTGTCGGAGCAGGATCGAGTCATCAAGTGTCCAAAGAGCAGTTCCCTGGAGCCCAAACAGATCAATCAGCTCGAACCTCCCGTCAAACCAACCTCCTCCAAATCTGTCACAAACGGACTGTCGAGCCTCGATTCAAAGCCTCAGTATCCTTTTGCAAAAGAAGATGCCAAGGAAAACGTTGAGTTACAAAACCAGGCAACAAACGCGGCGATTCAAGGACAGAAACCTGCGATCCCGAAGGAAATAAGCCCTGCCAGCTCCGCAGCAGAAAGCGCCCTCAGCGTGCAGCCCCTGATGGAGGGCATGGTGAGGCCCTCGGCCTTCGTTCCCGTCGGAGAACACCGGGACAGCAAAGGCCCGGAGATCAGTGAAGCCTCTGAAATCCTGTCCCTCTCAAACAAAAGCTCCCCTTTCCACACCAAGTCTGCGTTTCATGCACCAGCTCACCCGTGGAAGGCGGGTTCTCCTTTCCTCCCAGAGTTTCCACACAAAGTCGCTCCCACGAAAGGCTTTGGTTCCATTTCACCTTACATGCAGCCGATGATTCCCGAGTACTCCCCCCACTTCTATGAGCACAGGCTGGCTATCTACACACCCTACCTGCTCCCAGGTAACTCAGAGTGTGAAAGCTCTGCCCTCTCTGTCTATGGAGCACAAGATCAAAGACACTTTCTTCCCCACCCTGGGCCACTTCCAAAACCCATAAATCCATCAGCATACGAACACTATCGATTGTTCCAACAATATCACTCCACTCCACCGATACCATATGGATTTTGTAGGCCAACAGATCCCCCATTTTACAGATTTTCACACGTAGCTGGTATAAACAGGGATCAAAACTCTCATCTGATGGAAGAAACTACCTTGCTGTACCCAGCTTCTTTAAGCCCTTCCCAACAATACCCTCTAAGCTCACATAAAAAACAAGCagattatgaaaaagaaatgacatTGTTGCATGGCAAAGGTAACTCCAAGGATGaccaaaatgaaagagagaatgCCAAAATGAGCCCTCTCGCGGGCAGCGCAGCAACGGGCTCCCCTGGCAGACCCAGCCCCACCAACTTCACCCAGACAAGCCACGCGTGCGAGGGCTTATTTGACCTCTCCAACAAGTCATCTTCCACATCCCTGGGCAAGTATGACCAACCAGAAGAAAACTTCACAGCCTTCAGACCCGTGAGAAAAAGCACTGACCAAGCGACTGCACTTCCAGGTGTGCAGACACAGCAGGAGAGAGGGGACTCACCCACCAGGTAAAGTGACAAAATCACTTTGCAAGTGCTTGTCAGGTTTACCAGGGGCACGCAAAGATAGATGGGCACATGTC is drawn from Chiroxiphia lanceolata isolate bChiLan1 chromosome 19, bChiLan1.pri, whole genome shotgun sequence and contains these coding sequences:
- the ZNF750 gene encoding zinc finger protein 750, translated to MSLLKERKPKKPHYIPRPPGKPFKYKCFQCPFTCNEKSHLFNHMKYGLCKNSITLVSEQDRVIKCPKSSSLEPKQINQLEPPVKPTSSKSVTNGLSSLDSKPQYPFAKEDAKENVELQNQATNAAIQGQKPAIPKEISPASSAAESALSVQPLMEGMVRPSAFVPVGEHRDSKGPEISEASEILSLSNKSSPFHTKSAFHAPAHPWKAGSPFLPEFPHKVAPTKGFGSISPYMQPMIPEYSPHFYEHRLAIYTPYLLPGNSECESSALSVYGAQDQRHFLPHPGPLPKPINPSAYEHYRLFQQYHSTPPIPYGFCRPTDPPFYRFSHVAGINRDQNSHLMEETTLLYPASLSPSQQYPLSSHKKQADYEKEMTLLHGKGNSKDDQNERENAKMSPLAGSAATGSPGRPSPTNFTQTSHACEGLFDLSNKSSSTSLGKYDQPEENFTAFRPVRKSTDQATALPGVQTQQERGDSPTSINVTDEDSHTQPDSQNNAGSLSNTEEDTGIAPLNLSKKADTSTGPIHEHMYKTPSKPDRQSFLDLQDVPLNLSVKDSCNTASLKTSFHSPSQDNGAAAAPGTESESSGVEGGNPKNPSSSACDKSFPGQRSEAQDLRLMESCDEQKQTAAVALCQLASYSPGTARLDGDGQSPQDSKAPATEASCNSSDAQDTQCNQKVKGQKRTSQKESAKAQQGAKRVRPNDCSRVFTLRKRTRVS